In Anthonomus grandis grandis chromosome 6, icAntGran1.3, whole genome shotgun sequence, one DNA window encodes the following:
- the LOC126737877 gene encoding UDP-glycosyltransferase UGT5-like isoform X2 has translation MLTGGVFLQIFVGYLACGNAMKILGIYTFPWGSHMILGTKLMRGLSLAGHDVTLITATATKDMPKEGQWKEVVIDGMDRHVKELTIHLTKTITNTNKSRLSAFADIKIFSQWVVKICNASLSHPKIKEMIRSREKFDAIILDQFLNDCQHVFPYLFEGHLIVASTLGANLIVNGKVGNPHPIATAPMGIDSAASEADRSSLYARFKSVLIYSIRQAITFLFILPRHDQAVHDNYPDTPSIFEMYYNVSLVLLNSHPSFVEAVPLVPNMVEVGGFHIDPPKQLPEDLLTIMDKAKDGVIYFSLGSELKSESLPKAKIEMLLNVFKSLKQTVLWKFEAELEDKPDNVMIRKWMPQNDVLAHPNLKLFITHGGLLSLTESIYHGVPVLAIPFVGDQVMNADHIVQTGIGLKVDFQDENVSEEMLKKLIREVLDNPKYKENVQKFSKIYHDRPMSPMATAVYWIEYVIRHNGAHHLRVAGVGMPLYQYLLLDVLLIVLVVLLGVFFAFKWVFRQIFRNKTSKKVKKA, from the exons ATGTTGACTGGCGGCgtctttttacaaattttcgtCGGTTATTTAGCATGTGGaaatgcaatgaaaattttaggcatttaCACGTTTCCATGGGGCAGTCACATGATTCTGGGTACCAAATTGATGAGAGGACTATCATTGGCTGGACATGACGTCACATTGATTACCGCCACTGCTACCAAGGATATGCCCAAAGAAGGGCAGTGGAAAGAGGTTGTTATTGATGGAATGGATCGACATGTTAAAG aattgacAATACATTTGACTAAAACAATTACTAATACAAATAAATCTAGACTGAGCGCCTTCGCGGATATCAAAATATTCAGCCAATGGGTAGTAAAAATTTGCAATGCATCTTTATCCcatccaaaaataaaagagatgaTCCGATCGAGGGAAAAGTTCGATGCAATCATCCTGGACCAATTCTTAAATGACTGCCAACACGTTTTTCCGTACCTGTTCGAAGGCCATTTAATAGTGGCCAGCACCCTAGGTGCCAACCTTATTGTGAATGGTAAAGTTGGCAACCCTCACCCTATAGCAACAGCACCGATGGGTATAGATTCAGCTGCATCCGAAGCTGACCGATCTTCCCTCTATGCCAggtttaaaagtgttttaatatATTCTATCAGGCAAGCAATAacgtttttattcattttaccACGACATGATCAAGCAGTCCACGACAACTATCCAGATACACCCAGTATATTCGAAATGTACTATAACGTCTCCTTGGTGCTTTTGAATTCCCATCCCAGCTTTGTAGAGGCTGTACCATTAGTTCCCAACATGGTTGAAGTGGGTGGTTTCCACATAGATCCACCAAAACAACTGCCAGAAGATTTACTAACTATTATGGATAAAGCGAAAGATGGTGTTATCTATTTCAGTTTAGGATCTGAATTGAAAAGCGAGAGTTTGCCCAAAGCGAAGATAGAAATGTtgttgaatgtttttaaaagtttgaagcAAACTGTTTTGTGGAAGTTTGAAGCAGAATTGGAAGACAAACCTGATAATGTGATGATTAGGAAGTGGATGCCACAAAATGATGTTTTGG CCCACCctaacttaaaactttttataaccCATGGAGGATTATTAAGCCTTACAGAAAGCATTTACCATGGGGTGCCAGTCTTGGCTATTCCATTTGTTGGTGATCAGGTCATGAATGCCGACCATATAGTCCAGACTGGGATAGGATTAAAAGTCGACTTCCAGGATGAGAATGTTAGTGAGgaaatgctaaaaaaacttattaggGAAGTGTTGGATAACCCTAAATATAAAGAGAACGTGCAAAAGTTTTCCAAGATTTACCACGACAGACCCATGAGCCCAATGGCCACGGCGGTTTACTGGATCGAGTACGTAATAAGACACAATGGGGCTCATCATCTACGAGTGGCTGGAGTTGGGATGCCTTTGTATCAGTATTTATTATTGGATGTATTGTTGATTGTGCTTGTGGTGTTATTAGGGGTGTTTTTCGCGTTTAAGTGGGTTTTTAGACAgatttttaggaataaaacaagtaaaaaggttaaaaaagcttaa